The stretch of DNA ACCAGCTTGAGCCCCGACCCCGCCTTGAAGAAGGCCTCGCCCATGCCGGCCCGCGGGAACCCGACGTAGTACTCGGCGCCCGCCACGTGCTTGAGGAAGTCCGGGTGGTCGTGCTCGGTGACGACCAGCTCGTATCCCGCGGGCACCATCGAGCGGGCGGTATCCATGATGGGGTCGGGCATCTTCGGGGCGAAGACGATCTTGGTGGCCACGCGATTCTCCTTTGGTCCGGGTTCCGGGCTAGGGCTTCGGTTGGAGCAGCATGTAGGTGGCGCGCCCGACGGCGACGAGCTTGCCCGTGCCGTCGGTGATGCGGGCCTCGCCGAACGCGACGGAGCGCCCGCGGCGCAAGAGCCGTCCCTCGGCGACGATGTCACCGTCGCCCGCCGCGGCGAGAAAGCTGACGTTGAGGTCGAGCGTGGCCTGTCCCACGCCACCGGCGGCGTTGTCGTGGGTCGTGCCGAGGGCGCCGCCGACCGCCATGTCCACGAGCGCGCTGAGCACGCCGCCGTGAACCGGGGCGCCGGCCGCGTTCCGGAGTCCGTCCTTGACGGGCACGCGGAGGCGCACCCAGCCCTCGCCGGCGTCGTCGACCTGGACGCCCAGGTAGCGCCAGAAGAGGTTGGCCTGGGCGCGCTCGCGGGTCAGGGTCAGGAGGTCGGCGGGCATGGGGGCCTAGTTATACCGAAAACTCGCGCGGGACTCAACGGAAGCTGTCCGATGCCCTTGCTTCCGCCGGGCGTTTGGGCGAGGCTATCCTGGTGACGGCCTGTCCGGACTGCGGGCACGAGAACGCCAGCGGCCAGAAGTTCTGCGGCGAGTGCGGCGCGGGCCTGGCCAGCCGCTGCCCCACCTGCGGCACCGTCAGCCCGCTGGGCCAGAAGTTCTGCGGCGACTGCGGCAGCGCCATCGCGCCGGGCACTGCGC from Candidatus Methylomirabilota bacterium encodes:
- a CDS encoding PaaI family thioesterase, which encodes MPADLLTLTRERAQANLFWRYLGVQVDDAGEGWVRLRVPVKDGLRNAAGAPVHGGVLSALVDMAVGGALGTTHDNAAGGVGQATLDLNVSFLAAAGDGDIVAEGRLLRRGRSVAFGEARITDGTGKLVAVGRATYMLLQPKP